The genomic region TAGTAAGTAGTAGCCTGCATAAATATTAAATAGATTACACTTATGTACCTTCATTTGCACATATGTTGTTTTATCTGTATAAATATGTTAAGCCTACGTATAGGTACCAAAGCCGGTAATATTCCTAGCAAGTAGTAGCCTGTACCCACTGTAATCTCATCCCTTGTTGATACTAATCCTCTGTGTGTTTATGTGACATAATACTTCCATATCTTATATGATTCATTGACTTAGAAAATTGAATCTCTGTGCCTTCTTCGAACAGGGACATGAGGGAAGATACTCCATCTATGTGCACGCATCACGTGAAAAGCCTGTTCATACTAGTTCTTTGTTTGCTGGTCGGGATATTCACAGTGATGCGGTAATAATTTTTGTCTGTGTTTCATTTCCTTTTCAAAGCAACTCAGACTACATAGAAAAGAATTCACTCAGTTTATGAGGGAAACTAAGCCCAAAAACCTTACATATATATCGTTTATTGAGGAAAACTCAGCCAAAAACATGAACATGGTAGCCTGAACAACTAACCCTACGCAGATCGATTTTTTTAGTTGGATTCTTCTCTGCTAATGGGCTGTCATATTGCTTATACTGTAATTTTGAGATTGTTAAAATTGAGCAGAGTATGTATTTGTTATGCAGATAGTATGGGGATTGATTTCAATGGTTGATGCTGAGAAGAGACTATTAGCAAATGCACTGGAAGATGTTGATAATCAAGTTTTTGTCTTGCTTTCTGACAGGTTTGGACCCTGATTGGTGACTCCCTTTTTGACCCTATTCTCAATTACTGAGTCATCTTGTTTTATTTCACAGCTGTGTTCCGCTGCATTCATTTGATTATGTGTATAACTACCTGATGGGAACGAATGTTAGCTTCATTGATTGGTGAGGACACTGTAAACTTATATTTCAAAATCTTTTTAAAAATAGTATATGAGAACCTCACTTCGATGTTTTGTCCTGCCTTTGTTTTCAACTTATAAGTTTCAAGGATCCAGGTCCACATGGCAGTGGAAGGTACCCTATTGAGATGTATCCTGAAATAGACGAGAGTGATTTTAGAAAGGGTGCCCAGGTACAGTTATTCTCTATACTAATTTGTTAGGATATAAATACCTTCTGTTATCAAACTCTATAGGTAGTATATCATTTGTTGAAAACTTTACAATGATAGCTGAGCGGAAATCTAATTTAGGTCTTTTCCCTGTTCTTGTTTAGTGGTTTGCAGTTACGAGGAGACATGCTTTAATGATTCTGGCTGACAGCCTGTACTACAAGAAGTTCAAGCTATACTGCAAGGTATACTTCTTTATTTAAGATAAATATAGGATTTTAGTAATTCACAATCGTTACATCGAGTTGATACAATAAAACTAGGTACCAGGTATCTTAGTaggaaacatgcatagaatacaaCAGTGACTTAATCTAGATGTTTGCTCAAATATTAATTTAGATGTCTGTTACTTTGTTTGTTGTAAGGTTGGCAGTAAGGTCAATATGTATTTTTCAATATGAAGTATAGTCTTGTCAGTGAAACTTCAATGCAGAAATTGGACAACTACCTCTAAAACCCTGTTTGGATATGGTAGAAACATAAAAAAAAACACGTTTCAAAATGCGGAATGGACTTCAACCAATCCATACAACGCCTCAGAATCTAAATCTGAAGGAACCGAAGAAATAGTCGAAAACATGCTGGGTCATTGATAAACATGTGAAGCTTAAGAGGGGCATACATTCAAGTTAGTGTTTCTCAAGTCTGAACCAATGGCCATGACTTATGTTTTTCTAGTAAGCACATTTGTTGCGAATTGAAttaactttctgtcccattatctACAGCCAGCAGAAGGGCGCAACTGTATTGCAGATGAGCATTATTTGCCAACGCTGTTCAATGTCAGTGTTCACTATCTATTGAAATGTCATTTAACCTTTATTTATCTGGGCACTTGCTTAATTCATGTCCTTGACTTCAGATGGTAGATCCTGGTGGCATCTCCAATTGGTCTGTTACACATGTGGATTGGTCCGAGGGAAAATGGCATCCAAGGTCATATAGTGCTGACGATGTCACTTATGATCTCTTGAAGAATATTACAGTATGTTTCCTAGCTGCTTAATTTGTTCTTTCGTACCATATATGATCTTTATTATGTGCATGCGCTGATGTGCATCACCGTTGTGCAGACAACTGATGAGAACTTCCATGTGACAAGTGATGACAAGGTAAGCTCAAAGATATATCGTCATTATTGATTTTTAAAGAACAAAAAATAATTTGTTCACCAACTTCAATATGGATTATAAGCAAGAAACACCTGAATTGTATTTCACATCTGTGAAGCAATGGAATTTCCAGCTTCAACGCATCTCAACAACCATTGAATGCCGGCGTGCTGTTTTCCccccatattgcagaaacttgtgaTGCAGAAGCCGTGTTTGTGGAATGGATCGAAGAGACCGTGCTATCTTTTCGCCAGGAAGTTTAATCCTGAAGCACTCGATAACCTACTGAAGCTGTTTACAAGTTATACATCTGTTTGAGCCTATGAGTCCTACCTGATTCTTTGCCTTGGGCTTTCTAATCCCACATTTTTTTCTGTTTATATGTAAATTGGGAAGCCCGTATTTATTGGGATCTGGGCCTAAAGATATCGGTACAACTGCAACAGCTGTGATGGCTTGGAGTACAGTCCTGGGTAAATGGCCACAACAATGTTTATAGAATGACACTGCCCTGAGTGTAATTTGTCGTGTTCAATGTATGTCTCCATAGTCTTCCAGCCAACTCCTAACTCATTAGTTCTCTATTCTTGGAGAACAGTTTTTTTTTTGTCAGAATGTTATATGATCCATTCTTTGTAGACACAGAGATTACAACAGATGTACCACAAATGCAGTCTTAATTTTGTCACTATTAAATCTTTTATCAGGCGTTCAACTGTGATTATATTTTCAGCAAATTAAGGCCCCCCTTCGGAACAAAGGAAATTTTCCTGAATTCAATGGAAAATTTTCTGAACCCTGTGTTTTTGAACTAATTCATGTAAGATTCCGATACTATTCATGTGAATTTCCTGCCTTTCAAAAGAGTCCTAAGCGTATTTGAGCTGCTGCTAATGGAATTTCAAAACATAAATAGGATTGGTGCACTTAGAGCACGAGGGTCTTATAATTGAATCTTAAAATTAAAAATAGGGCCCAAGTTCAATGGTTTTAAGGCCAACAAAATTTTATTATCCAACAATGAGTCCTATAATCATTGATTCTGTTAATCGACGCGCTATACATCGGTCCTGTTTGTTTTAGCTTTTTTCAACTTCTAGCCATAAGAGACTGTTGTAGACTGTTAAACGCACAGCTTTTTAGTCTGTTTCTACAAGAATTGTATTAGTCAAAATCGTCTAAAATCAACATCAACGTAAACACAAAATCGACCAAGTCATTGAAATAGTGTGAAACTGAAACCCTATAGATTATTTTATTTTTCTCATATGCAATCTCCACGATATTTAGATTATCTTTCCCACCAGATTCTTTCGTAGCAAGATTCTTAGAAAAGCTTAAAAACATTTTCCGCCATCATTCGCCCTACCGCGGTGCGGCCTGCCAGACATCCatcgggcctgtttggttcggcttttttctgacGAGCTTTTTTGAAAAGTTGGCTGTGGAAAaaagctggctgtggggagaagtTGGCTGAGAAGAATCTGAGTGTTTGGTTCGGCTGCTGTAGAGTAAACTATCGTACTAATCAACACATAATTTAAAAATAGCCGATGTGTTTTTTATTAAAATAAGCTGAACAGGATCAAATAGATCACGGGTCCGAATAAGCTGAGAAACTTCCTGTGGAAGCAGGCCTAGAACCGCTTTTGTCCCCTTGTTATCCAGCCGCTGCCGCACAACGCGCTTCTGCTGGCAGCCGCTGCGGAAGCCGGACGTTTGGGGCGGCTACATGGATTCTGGCGCCCAGAAGCCGTAAGAATCCGAACCAAACACATACATCATCCGTTCTGCTGCAAAGCTTGCGCAAACATGCGCGCTATCctaccgaattttttgtattttagcccctaAACCGAAGTAAATttacgtttagacctaaaaaaattttaaatgcagttttggaccctttgctcggcgccataggccgtggcgccgagctaacacagctcggcgccacagcctatggcgccgagctccctGACGTGGCAGTCCTgcgtggcacctagctcggcgccacagatcttggcgccgagctaggaaaaAACTGGAAACGGCCTTCTCTGTGCGCGCGTTTCTTGTCTTTGCTCGTTCCAAACCAACGCCGCCGCCGACTTCCTCAATCGCCGCCGCCTCCCCGGActccggctcgccgccgcccgcccgtcccggcccAGCTCCGGCTCGCCTTAGCGAGCCCCGCCCGACGTCGCCGGAGCTCGCCGCTCGCTCGAGCTCCCCCGAGCtcggtcgccgccgcccgctcgagCTCCCCCGAGCGCGGTCGCCGCCGCCCGCCCTGTGCCGCGCCCGAGCTCCGCCCACTGCCGCCCCGAGGTCGCCGGAGCTCCGCCCGCCCACTGCCGCGCCCGAGCTCCCCACGAAGCCCACTGCCGCCACCGCCCGCTCCGTCCCCGGTAGCTCCCGCTTCCATTGCCGACCATTTTTTTTAATTTCTTAATTTGTAAACTAGTAGTAATTAGTTAGGTATCCACTTATTTATTATTGTTAGTGTATTAGTTAGGTATCCACTTAGGTATCCACTTATTTATTATTTCTTAATTTGTAAACTAGTAGTAATTAGTTAGGTATCCGCGTAgtatattgttagtgtttagtaaattcttagtgattaAAATAGTTAGCTAGTTTGTTGTTATAGTTGCGTAGTATATAGTTATCATTTTGTTTAGCGCATTGATATTAtatgttttctgtgttggcaaccatcgtgttgtcgtttattcgcaggttctataaacatcactttacaggggaggtgctgccaatttttttactgacaattggtttttttgtacgtaggtgttcgtccgacttgaccttctccaccgttagctggagtcgtacgcgttctcaggtatacatagtatttcgtacattatttatagattatgtaatttcgtttgatgtgttcatttaatatttactgtatagttattagttaatatatatttattacttagtaagttagtaggcttaagtatgtagccattattgagttagtaatccatttttgcaatagatggacagcctagtaacactataccatggaggaagggtggagatagatgcttatgggagtgttacttttgatggtatgaagatcgtgaccatgttgttcgttgaaagaccaacttttgaccagcttttggctcgagcttgtgaggagattagttgcgacataaacgaccctagaatatcaattcagggtttgttgtcccatattacatatggaacagttgtccgacggttgatctccattacctcagaagatgattgggtgatatatttaaaaattgtgaagacgatggttccaccatgtttggatgtggttgttcaaaagttacctgttagtcaatgcgaaggtccagtcgggttatctccacaaatgccaaatgcatctcgtattgaagctcctttggtagagcttcatgaagaagtcgttgttgtgcccgatgctcaatcgggtccgcacgagtatgggatttctcgtcctattcccggcgtttgtggggcttctaatgcggtggtaccccccaagggatcccattgacccaggatccagttgacgatcatcctagtaagtgtcttcgacacattgttcgtatccatcattatttcgtttgattagactttttaatgtggtttttcttgctccgacccgatgcaggatctccacatatcaataatgctgatgttcagattgatgtgcctgtgtcatataatatggacaacatatgcagggcatcgaatagtgttgatgttcagattgaggatgaggaggagccatatgaggctgcacgggccgtagattctgatgatgaccgtccggttcaagaaatgaccgagcaagaaattgaactcataagacgtttgtgtccggagcgagaccctgcagtacatgaatttagcagtttaagtcattccacccgtgcgtatgctgaaggacgtgacgatgaactgctagaggctccggataacgccgatagcattgagattaaggttggcttacttttcaaggatctgcctacacttagacgatggctacaggaatattctgtgaaccggaagaggccgttcaaggtgagacattcgtatgcacagcgtcgttacactgttgtgtgcgaggtgccagaatgtaattggagggtatgtgcccgaaggcagaaggacaccggaaagtttaagatcaccaaaattgtaggtccacacacttgtgcccagacagagctgagctctaagcatcgtcagttgacatctaccctgattgcgaaaaggatattggggatattgaagggtcagccaaacttgaaggtgaagtcaattatgaccatgacttcggagctgtttggttacaggatcaaatatgggaaagcatggagggcaaagcagcgggcatggaagatgatatacggggattgggaggagggttatgagaagttaccagcattgttcaatgcaatgaaagcaaaaaacccaggcatgcattacgagtacatccccaaacctaatgaatggaggaacgGCAAAGAGATATTTTAtcgtgctttctggtgtttctcgcagtgcgtagaggccttcaggcattgtcgtcccgtgctctctattgatggtacttttctgcttgggaagtataagggcacattgttggttgccatatcatgcgacgcagacaactcactggttcctttggcatttgctttggtggagagggagaacagagatagttggtcttggttcttgtggcttgtacgcatccatgtcgtaggccctggacgcgaggttggtgtcatatctgacagacaccaaggtattcttaatgcagtgcaagagcagattcctggctacgcacccatgcaccacagatggtgcactcgacatctagcagaaaatcttcttcgaaaggatcatagcaaggctaacttccccctttttgaggaggtatgtcgtcagttggaggtttcgtttttcgaggataagttaaaggaactaaaagatgcaacaaatgctgaaggtaagaactggattgctggattgctgagggaaccgcacaaatggacaagggcctacgacgaaggtggctggcggttcgagtttcagactagcaacatggccgagtcatttaacagtgtgctcaagggtatacggggcatgccagtcaatgctatagtaacattcactttttataggctagtggcttggtttaatgatagacacgcgcaggccaaggcaatgcagacccgagggcagagatgggcacctaaaccaacatcacaccttaataatgcaaaggaacgtgcccatagacatgaggtacaatgctttgatgaggagctgggtaaatacgaggtaacaacactaggcggcataacttccgacggtgaggtgcgaccttcgaggacacatgtcgtgttacttgatgcattctggtgtggatgtggtaaacctagacaataccattttccatgttctcattatgttgcggccgcacgtcatcgtaactttgcatttgagagcagaataccttctgagttcagtgtagagagcttagtacgtacctggagccctcgttttgagccatttcttgatgagtcacaatggccactgtacaccggtccggtatacgttgctgatccagcgcatcgatgggacaaacgtggtagtaggaaaaggagccggtgcaacatggttatggatcaggtttccggtcgcagtaggagaggacgagcgtccccctttctcgtggacccagagcagaatgaatgcggaaaatgcggtagacttggccacaactcacgtacatgcatttggacacttagtcaggtgtgatatatttttttatacacaAATTTTATTCTAATATTTCGATGTTTTTGTTACACTTTGTACACAACTTATATTCTAATATGTTGATATCTTAATTTGCAGGATGGCGCAGTTCCACTTGCTGGACCCTCACTACGACGAGCACCACAGGGGCCGTCTCACCGCAGAGGGAGAGGTAATATTTTGTTTGCTATATTTGCGACCTATATTTGAATTAATATATGCGACCTATATTTGACTAATGAAAAATCTTTTGATTGCTAGGTGTTGCCCGTTCTGCGGGTCCGGACCCACGACCGGTTTCTGGAGGAGATGAGGTACGATGAGAGGTACACTCCTCTCCTACAGAGGGCTGGCTTGGACGTCTTATCGTATCAGGTCCGCCGTGGGCTGCCCACTTTCAACCCAGCGGCGTTGACGGCTCTGGTCGACAGGTAAAGACTTCTCTAGTTGTTTAATATTTACAATTATTTTTGTATTCTTTTGCATACTAATGATTTGCATACTAATGATTTTTGTATACTAATGATTTGCATACTACTTTGCATACTAATGATTTTTGTATTCTTTTGTCTTCCAATAGGTGGCGGCCAGAGACTCACACTTTCCACCTTCCCTGCGGTGAGATGACTGTGACGCTTGAAGATTGCCAGAAGATTCTTGGTCTCAGCATTATGggtcgtccagtgaccggtcaggcaTCACCAGGCGGTTGGAGGCAGAGGGTGGAGGCCTTTCTTGGGAGACTGCTTCCGGATGAGCTACGAGGTAGCCACAACACCGGAGTCCCACTGACCTGGCTTAGGCAGAGCTTTGGGCAGTGTCCACCTGGTGCAGATGAGCAGACGGTTGGATACCATTGTTGAGCTTGGATTCTCCATCTCTTTGGTTCAGTTCTTTTTCCAGACGCAACAGGCGGCAGCGCGTCATGGATGTTTCTGCCCTGCCTGACTGACTGGGATACGACCGGAGGTTACAGCTGGGCTTCAGCAGTGTTGGCCTTCCTGTACAGGCAACTTTGCGAGGCTTGTCGTCGAACTATGTTTTATGTTTTGGACTATGTGTTGGGGAActtgtattttggactttgtttgtggacattatatgaagaactatgttctgtggatgtttttatattcgatgtgattttgtgatgtattatatgttgaaatgcttatatgtcttataatatgtgattatttgaactgtggttgttaataaaacaagggaaactctTGCAAAATTTTTTTGTGAACTGTAAAAAACATAATAATCAATAAGTTGATGCATctttagagttctaaattatttttgatacgtaaatactacataataggctacaatttttcagtctgaatcacaatctatgagtaactcatcttcggagtcatccgtcgcgcaatcctcaacaacaacctcattccagttgctgcattgtcctgcatcacacttgtcaccagttcttttgtaataattggcttctgcttcatctgcagcttgggagaatagctcatcctcagcctcagcctcatcagacttcttcttgtaataagctgcctctacctctgcggcggcctgtgacagaaactcatcctcttcctcttgagcacgtaatcctgccttagctagtgctatgagctcactcaaccttgacatgtcgtcctcctcttcttcatgtaatcctgcctctgcgagggcgataagctcactcaatctagatgtgtcgtcgtcctcctcctccatcaactgaaccgttgccattttatcctgaacatatctcgcatgcgcctcattggccaaatagtttacgccgcttccaatctctgcaaatataatgagaaaattaagttagcaaagtcaggataaataaattgtactaacataattaaaatatcatttatctcacttacttcccttgaggcgatcagcaagattatccaacatctgtttctcggcttgagccgcttcccattcccttgcatcctgtgctctcttctcatctgccgccttcaacctcctatactctgcacgcttcgggctatcataaaaggcagattttgcttccctacgcatgtcgcgtatgcgatcgttaatgtacgaatcaacgagctgagatccacaacgcatcttctgtcccattattctcttggactctattgtccgcatcacctctcctttgtcgtcgtaactctcccaactgcatttcctcgtctcctacaaaaaaatagtaagtaccgctataacattacatctggtgcaaaaaaaaaaaataccaacctcatcgtaatcgaccatatgtccacaaaaatatccaacaccaagctccgaaggaactaatccatacttagcttcaataccgcatttgcagagtactggatcaaatttgacctcttctgccgcccaccccatgtatctcttttcctttacctctggctctggccaatgggacaaaggaccatacaaccactctctgaaacgacacttacgccacccgtatggctgcaggagaaaaaattagtaatttattgtaaataaaaactagttcatatatttagcgtatcaatgggctcacataatcaatgttcggacaacagaactgcttgtcatagtcttcgtcgatgacagcacggtctccacaatcgcatcgaggcggtgagtccatccgtctttctgttgctacctccttctctgcatccgtcattggtggaggattcgggggaggaggtacccaacgcttaaaacgctcatgactggtccttccactcaaccaattaacgaaaagaagatatcgagggtcaaatttatcaggaccatcgatccactggaaaaagaaacacctctgatgtccctaaaataatggaaagatgcactattacatatctacaaaataatgaaCGCGAACAAAGttaagtgacaagtcataagctacgtacgtccaaagtgccacaaaggtagtagcagcgagcagccgtgtctggatgttgtgattgatgtacccaagctagtctgccacagtcacagttaggcacggggagttcaggaggaacaggagcatccttactagatacgtccggatataactcccgaggacgacctctcttctgccacaacgcctctcggtacatgtctttcatctaataaacgattataattatcacttgtacctattatgctttataataagtCTACACAAACTAATATTCGAAATAataatataataggtgtatacaaattatttaact from Zea mays cultivar B73 chromosome 6, Zm-B73-REFERENCE-NAM-5.0, whole genome shotgun sequence harbors:
- the LOC103629675 gene encoding glycosyltransferase BC10 isoform X1 encodes the protein MTVMMPQRHRATAKKPMWIIVLLSMVCIMLIGAYVFPPRRFSKCYLSASSVCTSFKDWLPSMGHRERADEEIISSVVIRDILSMPMPMSKNPKIALMFLTPGSLPFEKLWETFLQGHEGRYSIYVHASREKPVHTSSLFAGRDIHSDAIVWGLISMVDAEKRLLANALEDVDNQVFVLLSDSCVPLHSFDYVYNYLMGTNVSFIDCFKDPGPHGSGRYPIEMYPEIDESDFRKGAQWFAVTRRHALMILADSLYYKKFKLYCKPAEGRNCIADEHYLPTLFNMVDPGGISNWSVTHVDWSEGKWHPRSYSADDVTYDLLKNITTTDENFHVTSDDKKLVMQKPCLWNGSKRPCYLFARKFNPEALDNLLKLFTSYTSV
- the LOC103629675 gene encoding glycosyltransferase BC10 isoform X2, which codes for MTVMMPQRHRATAKKPMWIIVLLSMVCIMLIGAYVFPPRRFSKCYLSASSVCTSFKDWLPSMGHRERADEEIISSVVIRDILSMPMPMSKNPKIALMFLTPGSLPFEKLWETFLQGHEGRYSIYVHASREKPVHTSSLFAGRDIHSDAIVWGLISMVDAEKRLLANALEDVDNQVFVLLSDSCVPLHSFDYVYNYLMGTNVSFIDCFKDPGPHGSGRYPIEMYPEIDESDFRKGAQWFAVTRRHALMILADSLYYKKFKLYCKPAEGRNCIADEHYLPTLFNMVDPGGISNWSVTHVDWSEGKWHPRSYSADDVTYDLLKNITTTDENFHVTSDDKQWNFQLQRISTTIECRRAVFPPYCRNL
- the LOC103629675 gene encoding glycosyltransferase BC10 isoform X3; this translates as MPMPMSKNPKIALMFLTPGSLPFEKLWETFLQGHEGRYSIYVHASREKPVHTSSLFAGRDIHSDAIVWGLISMVDAEKRLLANALEDVDNQVFVLLSDSCVPLHSFDYVYNYLMGTNVSFIDCFKDPGPHGSGRYPIEMYPEIDESDFRKGAQWFAVTRRHALMILADSLYYKKFKLYCKPAEGRNCIADEHYLPTLFNMVDPGGISNWSVTHVDWSEGKWHPRSYSADDVTYDLLKNITTTDENFHVTSDDKKLVMQKPCLWNGSKRPCYLFARKFNPEALDNLLKLFTSYTSV
- the LOC111589571 gene encoding protein MAINTENANCE OF MERISTEMS-like produces the protein MAQFHLLDPHYDEHHRGRLTAEGEVLPVLRVRTHDRFLEEMRYDERYTPLLQRAGLDVLSYQVRRGLPTFNPAALTALVDRWRPETHTFHLPCGEMTVTLEDCQKILGLSIMGRPVTGQASPGGWRQRVEAFLGRLLPDELRGSHNTGVPLTWLRQSFGQCPPGADEQTVGYHC